The DNA sequence CCACCAAGCTTGAAGTGTACGTCGCGTTCGATGCCATTTGTACTGGACAGCTTCAACATTCAGGGTAACTTTAACAGGTACCCAGGCGTGCCTCACGGATTCCATGCATATCTCTTTGATATCAAGCAAGCTGCGAAATTCAGAGAGGACTTCAACGACGGGCTGCAGTGGCTCCTTGAAGTTGGAAAGCCGACCTCTTGATTGCCATTTCAGTGTTACCTTTGTTCGATTCATAGTGCTGAATGTACAACTCTAACCTAGTAACCACATGTCGATCTAATGCTTCAACTTCCCAATGAGGTATCATCAAGTTTCTATTTTTACGGTCCACACTGGCGAAGTCGTGTGATCGCTGACTGTTCGGGGGACTAGGCGCGTTTGCTATTTATGTGTGAAAGGTGTCTTCATACTCACACCTCCACAACGGGAATGGCGGAATACTCTCATCTCTCTGAACTTGACCCAGAGATTGCTTCTCTCGTTGCAGATGTTCCGCAGCTTGTAATTGACGAGGACTCACTTCCTGCATTCCGACAATATTTGACAGGGCTAGCGATTCCCCAACTGGTGAGGGATTATGAGCCGTTACTACCAGAGAGTACGTATTCCTTCGATGGACTATTTCAAGCTTAAGTACTGACCATCCATTTGTATCTCAGGCTCGGAATATACTGTTAAAGATCACCAAATCGACGTTGGTGAAGGAGTCAAGGTGCTTGCGAGATCTGTAATACCTACACCACGGGATGGCGAAGCTGGAACCTTTCCTCTTCTATTCTGGATCCATGGTGGAGGTAAGGCGACGAAAAAGACTCACTCACGAATGTCTAACACATCATTATCATCGGCGAGCAGGCTGGACAGTAGGAAATCTTCACATGGACGACTACCGGCTTAGAATCGCCAGTGTCAAACTCCGGCTGTCTGTAGTTAATTGTCAATATCGGTATGGTGCGGGTTCCATTCATCATTTGGGAAACACACAAATGACGAGCCTTTCTTTTAGTTTGGCACCAGAACACCCGTTCCCTGCTGCGGTTGATGATCTGACCGCAGCTTTGaaatatgtatgtatgttACGTCGTTGAGGTCGTTCCCGAGTTTCACTGACGAAGGCATGATTCAGGTCGTTTCCTATCCCGACGCCTTTTCTGCTTCGTTGAAGAAAGGGTTCATTGTCGGAGGAGCATCTGCAGGTGGTAATTTGGCTGCAGTACTTTCATGGATGGCTCGAGAGGATGCCTTCTTCAAAGAAACGCCCTTAACCGGACAGTTCCTGAAGGTCCCGTCTGTAATTCACTACAAGGCTATCCCAGAAAAGTATGGTCCTCTTCCCTTCTCACGAGGCCTACATCTCTCAGTCGTTTCATTCAGGTACAAGTCTTCCCTGTTATCCTGGGAACAGAATAAAGACGCGCCGTTCTTACCTGTACAGCATGTGATGAAGTTTTTAGGTCCATCATCTTCACTTTTAGGTTGCTTCGTTTCTCATCCTGGCTTTTTTTCTTAGAATTTTATAACGCACCGCCGGCGGATCCAAGAGTTTCCCCTCTACTCTTATCTTCACATCGAGATCTTCCTCCCGCCTTTCTACAGGTCTGCGGACTGGACCCGTTGCGCGACGAAGCTTTTTTGTACGAGAAAGTGTTGAAGGAAGCAGGCGTTCCCACTAGACTTGTAGTGTAAGTCCGGGGTTTACTTTCGCACATACATCCTTCGACTCTGAATGTCCTGCCTGAATAGATACCCAGGTGTGCCTCACGGGTTCGACGCAATGGGTGGATTTGGTATCAAGCAAGCCGTGAAATCCAGGGAGGACTTTAATAACGGGCTACAGtggcttcttgaagttggaAAGTCTTGTTGAGCGCCATTCTCTTGTTGACATCGTAATACGTGCATCTTAAGATAACCCAGAATGACCCAAGTATGTCTCTTGCGATTTTCGAATCGAACGAATTCAATTATCTCCACCATGATAATCCATTCATCTATCCAGTACAGGAGGATGTCCAGGACAGATGAAAACGTAACCAGCCATATGATTCGTGAAGTAACAATCCCCGCTAAAACTAACAAGGTGTAGAGAGATAAGATAGAAACGTTGACAAAGTGTTCTATGATGGCACCAACGGAGAAACGAataggaagagaagagaagtaATTTAGGAGAGATGACGAGATGATAGGAGGAAGTCATGTGGATCGTCATTGATGCGGACGGATGAATTAGTGACTCCATTAACAGAAAAATTTCCCCTTTCAACTCGACCTACTTCTTCCTTCACTCAGTAGCTGCGCCAGCACGTTCCCGGAGCACCTCAGCTGAAGTCTCAGTGTGTCTTACAACAGTAGAGTTACTGACGTTGGCAAAAACGGGCTTCAAAAGAGTGTGATAGGTCGTTTGTGCACCCTGGGTCGAATGACGTAAGTATCAAGACCGTGCACACGACAACGGTAGACAAGGCGAAAATCAACAGATAGTTGCGCAAGGAGAAGGGTAGGAAAgtttttaaaaaaaacaCGAGTACTCACGCGGAAGGCGGGCAACTGAAGCCAGAGAATGAAGATTGTCTTGAAAGCGAAGTACCATGGAAGGTAGTAGAGCAGAACGCTGAGAGCAAAGCTCTcgaggaagttgaagaaaccGAAAACAACCCAATATGTCAACCATTGGATATCATCCTGAGCAGAGGGCGTTTCGAGGGCCTTGAATGAGAGATAAGCTGGGATGACCCAGCCGACGAGATTTGAAATCGGTGCAGCGAGAGGGTTGAAAAGGTGAAGGAATACCACGAGGAAACTGGCAGCGAGAACTGCGTATGTCTTTGGAATCTGAGTCTTTCGTTCGAGGTTTAACAAAATTGGGTAATTGGTGAGCTGTGCAGATGAACCAAGTGTGAGTACAACTCCTGTGGCCATTACGTCTAGGATAAACTGTGCACCTCCTTGTCGAGCTGGCTATGATAGTAGCCCAACTTATTCTGAGCTTGCACAACAACGGGGTGCTGCTGAACTTTTTGTGCTGACATTCTGCGTGTTTTTGCAGGAGATAGGGCAATGTGAGTACAATGAGAAAAAATAAACAAGAGAAAGAGCATGCTTACTGACTTTTGAAGAGGAAAACGTGTCAATAAAGATATCCGTAAGCTGGAAACTGGTCGTGTAGTGGTGGTATGAGGAAGAGAGCAGGAACGAGGAAACTGGCCGCTGATATGTGTTGATTACACGTATTTGGTCGGCTACGTCAGCTAACTGGCAACTCCAGCTCAGCATCGCTCTTAGCATCACCTCTTCATCATGGCTGACTATGAGGCAATGAAGGTACCTTTTTTTTCATTTGTCTTTTGCCCTTCAATCCATGAACTTGTTTTTCAATAGGCCCTACATGAGTCACTTCCACCATTCAAGCCCATCATCAACGTTGCGCTCCTTCCTTATCTTGCATTCATTCTACTCTCGTCTATCTTCGCTTTAGGGTTCTACTTCACAACGTACGTAGCATTTACTGCAAGCATCACCGGTGCCCTAAAGCATCCTACAGTCTTCCAAAATCAACTGTCCCTACTCGCGAAATCCCAGTAGCTGTATTGGCAAGTGTCCTGGGGGGATTCGGCGTCGTCGCGCTCTTCTGTTCAGTTGGTGTTTACGTCTAGACCTTGCGGAGCAACAATTGTGTTAAGTAGCACGCCTTTCAGTTGTTGACACGCCAACCATGTTGGCATGCAGTGCACTGGATAGCATGAGTTGAGATGGGAGATTGCAGGAATATAAGTGAGGCGTACTGTGTAGAAGATTGTTGCACCTTCGTCAGCACTACGCAACTAAGGTTATGGCTGGGTGAGAGAAGCGCCTTTGATTGATTCTTCGCACCGGACAGACCTGTAACTCTTTGAAGTATGCTTTCAGATTTCCACATGTGGGACATTTTTCGTCAACCTTGAAACAGACCGAGTTAGCTTGATTCCCATAACGTATTCCCGATAGCTCGTACCAAAGCTCCCTTGTCGCCCGATTCGTGAGCTTTCGTCTGAGTCTTCCGTTTTTGTCTCAATGGGGAGGGGAAAGCGTCTGGATGCGACCTTGTAGTAACTTCGATATCCTCGTACGCTGGAACGAAAGAAGCATCCATCAGTATTTGTTTGGTTTCTCTCCGGAATGATACACACAGCTTGCAGGTTCTTGATGACTACACTCAACACAGGTCACATTAGGCTCGCTGTCTTTTGGGAAATCCAGCAAAGTCCCACAGTGAGGACAAAACAACAGAGACCCTGGCGATATATATAACGGTGAGAAGACTTGGATGAAACATTGAACCAACCGATCTTCTCTGCTCTGGCTGACATCAATTCAGTCTCGCGAACGATCGCCCTCCGTAAAGTGTCAAAGCGACCTTGAAAAAACAAGAACAGAGAAGGTGGTAGTCACGTGTTCCCGCGTGTCCCGCGATGCGAGCTCAAGCGCTTGTTATGGAGTGAGCGCTAATTAGCACTTAGCCGCCATCAGGGATCAGTTAACCTTGTCTTCCTTTGTCTCCATCTCCAAAACAATAAAGCCTCCCATTTCGAGCCgttctttttgtttttttttcgtggTTTGTGCCCTTCTCCGATTCCATTGTGGGTCCAAGTGTAGAATTCCATAAAACATGGAGGGACTGCCAGTGCCACCTTTTTCACCTTTTCCActatctttctttctttcattttAATCTGTTCTTCACGCCGCGCGTGTCGAGTCTTTATCCCATCGAACACGAGTCACCACGTTTCGCCTCGCTTCGGCTTTTGTTCCTTTGTCTTCAATTCCTTTGTCTGCTCACTTAGAACCCCCTGGCCACGACTACAAATCCTCCCACCACTTGATCTTCCATACTCATTCATCTTCAACATCTCCCATCATGTCTTTCAACGTCTCTGCTGGGCTTGCACCTCTTCATCCAGTCGTCGACGACACAGCACCAGTGCCGCTCCCACCCCATCATCTCCGAAACCTCCACGCCATACTTCAACGAGCAAACGACTTTTACCACCAGCTGGCGATTGCCACTCGTGATTCCCGTAGACCCACCCATCACGCCAA is a window from the Marasmius oreades isolate 03SP1 chromosome 6, whole genome shotgun sequence genome containing:
- a CDS encoding uncharacterized protein (MEROPS:MER0034665; CAZy:CE10) — protein: MAEYSHLSELDPEIASLVADVPQLVIDEDSLPAFRQYLTGLAIPQLVRDYEPLLPESSEYTVKDHQIDVGEGVKVLARSVIPTPRDGEAGTFPLLFWIHGGGWTVGNLHMDDYRLRIASVKLRLSVVNCQYRLAPEHPFPAAVDDLTAALKYVVSYPDAFSASLKKGFIVGGASAGGNLAAVLSWMAREDAFFKETPLTGQFLKVPSVIHYKAIPEKYKSSLLSWEQNKDAPFLPVQHVMKFLEFYNAPPADPRVSPLLLSSHRDLPPAFLQVCGLDPLRDEAFLYEKVLKEAGVPTRLVVYPGVPHGFDAMGGFGIKQAVKSREDFNNGLQWLLEVGKSC
- a CDS encoding uncharacterized protein (BUSCO:EOG09264USX), giving the protein MSAQKVQQHPVVVQAQNKLGYYHSQLDKELTNYPILLNLERKTQIPKTYAVLAASFLVVFLHLFNPLAAPISNLVGWVIPAYLSFKALETPSAQDDIQWLTYWVVFGFFNFLESFALSVLLYYLPWYFAFKTIFILWLQLPAFRGAQTTYHTLLKPVFANVSNSTVVRHTETSAEVLRERAGAATE